The following DNA comes from Corynebacterium lizhenjunii.
CGCCCCAGCCCGTGGATATCCCACCGACGGTGCACGCGCAGCTGCGGGAGTACCAGCACCGCGGCGTGGACTGGTTATATTGGATGTCGCGCAACAATCTGGGGGCAGTGCTGGCAGACGACATGGGCTTGGGCAAGACCCTACAGCTGTTGAGTTTGCTGGCAGTCGAGCAGGAGCTTGCCGATTCCCCCGGCCCCACCTTAGTGGTCGCCCCCACCTCCGTAGTGGGAAATTGGCGCCGGGAAGCCGCCCGGTTTGTACCGCACTTCAAGGTCATTGTTCACCACGGGACCCAGCGCCCGCGCGGGGCAGACTTCCTGAAAGCGGTAGCAGACGCTGATGTGGTCATTACTTCTTATGGCACGGCGACGCGCGACTTTGCCGTCTTGGGAGCAGTGGAATGGGAGCACGTGGTGCTAGATGAGGCTCAGGCGATTAAGAACCCTGGCACGCACACCTCTAAGGCGGTGCGCTCGCTGCCGGCGCGGCAGCGCATAGCGCTCACCGGTACCCCGGTGGAAAATCGTTTGAGTGAGATGCGCTCGATTGTGGACTTCTGCAACCCCGGGGTGCTGGGATCTGCGTCTTTCTTCCGCAACCACTTTGCCAAGCCGATTGAGGGAGGCCAGGCCCCTGAGCTGGCCGAACACCTTCGCGCCTTGGTGGCGCCGTTTATTCTGCGGCGGCTTAAGACGGATAAGTCTATTATTGATGACTTGCCAGAAAAGACCGAGCAGGTTATCACCGTGAACTTGACCTCGGAACAAGCCGCACTGTATCGCTCCCTGGTGGATGACATCACGCGCAGGCTGGAGTCGGCAGAGCCGATGGCGCGCCGGGGGCTGATTTTGGCGTCCCTGACGCGCATTAAGCAGATTTGTAATCACCCAGCGCACTATCTGGGCGATGGCAGTGCTGTCACGCTCAAGGGCAAGCACCGTTCCGGTAAGGTGGCGGAGCTAATCCGCATTATTGATGAAGCCCAGCAAGCCGGTGAACGCTTGTTGATCTTTACTCAGTACCGGGCGTTTGGGCAGTTGTTGGTGCCGTATTTGTCACAGCACCTTGGCCAAGAGGTTCCTTTCTTGCACGGTGGGGTGAGCAAAAACAAGCGTGACGCCATGGTGGAGGACTTCCAGCGCGGCGACGGACCGGCGGCCATGGTGCTCTCCCTTAAAGCTGGCGGAACGGGACTCAACCTCACCGCCGCCAACATCGTGGTGCACATGGACCGTTGGTGGAACCCGGCGGTGGAAAACCAAGCTACCGATCGTGCGTTCCGTATTGGCCAACAGCGCAATGTGCAGGTGTACAAGATGATTACCGCCGGAACGCTGGAGGAATCCATCCAGGACATTCTCGACGGCAAGACCAAATTGGCCGGCGCCGTGGTGGGCGAGGGTGAAGGTTGGCTAACGGAGCTGAACCCAGATCAATTGGCAGAGCTGATGCACTACCGCGCGGACGCTGAAGAGGAGGCATAGTAATGGCCAGCGGGAATGATAAGAACAATGCCAACAATGCCAACAATGTCACCTTTGTGAACTTCCGCACACGGCAGCGGGCGAGCTCCCCGGAAGAAGTAGCCCATTTGGAAGCGAGGGTACCGGCACGCCGGGGGCGTACGCCTCAGTCGCCGTCTGCTCAGGTGAGCCACCGACACTTTGGCTCCACCATGGGTCCGGCGGCAACCCGCCTGATTTCTTTTATTAGTCGACGCGTGGACAGTGGCCGCTTGCAGCGCGGGCGCGATTATGCGCGTGCGGGCAACGTGGTGGGGCTCGATATTAGGGTGGGCGCGGCGCACGGGCGGGTGGCTGGAAGCCAGAACCAGCCCTTTGAGGTGCTGTTGCAGCTGCCGCACCGCAGCAGCGCGCAGTTGCTGGAGTTATCGCACATCATGGCCCGGGAGTCGAATTCCTTGCGACTTGCCCGCGAGGGCGTGGTCAGTGAAGAGCTCTTGGACATCTTGTTGGGTGAAGAGAGCCAAGACCTGCGGGTGCGGTGTACGTGTCCTGATGGAGCTTTGGTGTGCAAGCATATTGTTGCTGTGGGGGAGCGGCTGGCGGCGCGGATGGATGCGGATCCCGGCGTGGTTTTTGCTTTGCGCGGCCTGGATTTTCGCACCTTGGAGCGCAATTTGCTCAACGAGGCCGGTGCTGGTGCTCAGGATGTGGTCGCCCTGTCAGGCGGTCGCAACCTTGCGGAGAGCAACGAGTTGTTTTGGTCTGGGCGCGAGCTGCCAGATTTGCCGGAGCCCAAGACGGCGCCCGTGCTGGAGGACTCCGATATGGATTTGCTGCGCAAGGCGCTGCGCGCGGTATGTCATACCAACATTGAGCTGCTGCGGGCTGTGAGTGACATAGAGGAGCTCTACGAGCACCTTACTCGGTAGCGTGACTGGTGGCCGCGGGTTTTGCTTGAGCTTCCCGATGCCCTGTTCGATTCAGGTGCGTCCAATGTCCCGGCTTTGTTCTATGGTATGAGTCATGAATATGAGCAGTAGTAAACCGGAATACAAGGCCATGTCGGGACATAGGGACAAACTGGAAAATATCGCACGAAGTGTGACCTTTATCCATACGTCGGATTTTCAGTTGGGGATGCAGCGCTGGTTCCTTGAAGGGGAGGCTCAAGCGAGATTCAATAACGCCCGCTTAGCCGCTATTGACCGCCTGGGAGGTTTAGCTAAAGACACTGGGGCCCAGTTCATCGTGGTAGCTGGGGATGTCTTTGATGCCAACTCGCTGTCCAATACAACCACCAAGCGTGCTATGGAGCGCCTGCGCAGGCTACCAGTACCGGTGTATTTACTCCCCGGAAACCATGACCCGCTGGTGGCGGACTCGATCTTGAACAAGATGGAGGGGGAGAATATCCATGTCATCAGTGACTGCGATCCGGTGGTGGCCCTTCCCGGGGTTGAGGTAGTGGGCGCTCCGCTGATGACGAAGCATGCCACTCGCGACTTGGTTGCACAGATGTTGGAACCTTTGGAGCCTACCCAGAACATTCGGGTAGCTGTGGGGCACGGGCAGGTCTTTAGCCGGGCCGGGGATAGTGCACCGGATCAGATTGACCTCCCCACGGTGGAGGAGGCCTTAGCGAACCGGGTTTTCGACTACCTGGCATTGGGGGATACTCACTCGACACAAAGCTTGAGTGACACGGGGGCCGTGTGGTTTTCCGGGGCACCGGAGACCACAGACTTTCACGGCGTGGACGCCGGCGGGGGTGGTAACGGGGAGGTTGACTCGGGCAATGCACTGGTGGTGACCATTAGTAAAGACGCCGGTGGGGTCAGCGTCGATGTGAGCAAGCATGCCATCGGCACCTGGACCTTCCATGCAGTAGACGCCCAGCTGAACTCTATGGCCGATGTGGAGGCCTTCCTCCAGCGGCTAGCGGATTACCCCAACAAGGATGAGACGGTGATCAAGTACGGATTGACGGGAACGCTCAGCTTGCAGGCTCAAGCCGCTCTTGAACAGGGATTGGCGGAGTTCGGAAGTATTTTTGCAGCGCTCTACCCCCGTGACCGCCGCATGGATTTGGTTCTGGAACCCGCAGAAGGCGAGTTGGAGGAGTTGAACCTTCAGGGGTATGCAGCAGGCGTGTTGGAGGAATTAGTAGATAGGTTGGGTCAGGACCCGGTGGCGCGGGATGCCGCTAACCTGCTCTTTCGTCTAGCCGGCGGACAAGCAGCACTGGTATCAGGCGTGAAAGAGGGGAAGTAGCCATGCGCATCAAGTCCATTGAGCTACACAATGTGCGTGGGGTCAAACATCTGCGCGCGGAGAATCTGCCGGAGACCGGCGTCATTGTCATCCATGGCCCTAATGAGGCTGGTAAGTCTACAATTGCGGACGCTATTCGAATTGTGCTGACAGAAAAGGCGAGTGCCAAAACCAAGCCGAATAGCCCCAAGGCGCGCAATAGTGATATCCCGCATAGGGGCACGCAGTGGTTGCAGTCAGTTCATTCCGATAAAGCTCCGGAGGTCACCCTGGATCTCACGGTGGGGCCATATGAATTCCGGATCCATAAGCGCTGGATTAAAACCCCGGAGACGGAGTTGACCATTTTTGCTCCCCAGCGCGCCTCGCTCACCGGTGAGGAGGCAGAAAACCAGCTGCAGGCCATTTTGGAGCAACACTTGGATGCCAAGTTGCTCAACGCCCTATTCCTTCAACAGGACCAGCTTGATACTGCCATTGTGGCTTCCGGGCTGCCTTCTTTGGAACGCGTGCTTACTGCTACCACGGGAGCGAAGTCTCGCAGCTCCGAAGAAGACACGGTGTTGATGCAGCGCGTGGAGGCCGAGTATTCCCGGTACTTCACCGACAAAACTGGCCGTCCTGCCAAGGAATTGAAGGACGCACAGACGCGGGAAAAGGATGCTGCGCAGGTCTTGCGCGATGCGCAGCAGGCGCAACAGGCGCTGGACGGCAATGTGGAACAATACTCGCGGGCAATGGCAGATCGGGATAAGGCGGCAGCTGCGCTGCCGGGTGCTCTTGAGTCATTGGCGGAAAGGCACGCCGCGGCAAAGTCTGCGCAAGAGTTGCTTGATAGTGTCGAGGCCCAGCGGGAGAAGTTGGCCCTTGCCCAACGGGAAGATGAGCGCGCGCGGGAAGACCTGATGCGCCGTGAGGAACTTAGCCAGCAGGTCGCTGCTGCGCAGGAAGCCCTGGAGCACACTGCTGCGGAGCTTGAGGAGGCTGCCGCGAAGAATGAGCAGGAGAGCGCTGCGCTAGAAAACCTGCAGGCTGCAGTGGATGAGGCCCGGGAGCACCGTGCGCAAGCGCGCAGGGCCGTGCGTGCTGCGAAGCAGGCGGTGCGCGCGATTGAAGCGCGGGAGGATCTCACCCGCCTGCAGGACAAGGTCACTGCCCTGGAGGGGCTGCAAGCAGCTGTTGATGGGGCCAACAAGTTGGCGGCTGCGCGCGGTCGGATTATTCAGGATGCCGATGTGGAGGCTGTCGAGTCTGCCAATAATAGCCTGCAGGTAGCACTGAGCCTTAAGGAACAAGCGGCGGCGAAGCTCATCTTCCACCCTGCCGATACCGCCGAGGTCACCGTGAGCAGTACGTCTCAGGTGCTTCCAGCCGGGCAAGACACGGTACTAGCTCTAGACGCGACTACCGACTTGGTCATTGGCTCCATCCCAGTGCGCTTCGAACCCGGCGCCCAAGGTAAGGACCTTGTGCAAAAGGTGGCTGATGCCCAAGAATTACTGGATGAATTGCTGGAGGAATTAGACTGCTCCAGCGTCGAGCAGGTGCGCAGCCGTCGCGTTGAGCACCAAGAGATTGACCATCGGTTGCGCGCAGCAAAGGCTGAACTCAAGAAGGCCTTGGGGAATGACTCTCTCAGCGCCTTGCGTGCCGAATTACAAGCTGCCCGGGAACGCGTTGAAGCCACCGTGCAAGCATGTCAGTCTGCCGATGCCGCCACGGTCACCGCTGGAGGCGAGGCCGTAGAGCTGGGGGCAGACCAAACTGCAGACCAGATCGTAGATCCGGCAGGGGAGAAGCCCGGAGAACCGGTCCTGGATAAGGCCGCTGCACAAGAGGCTGAGCTGGCTGCCGAAGAAGCGAGTGCCCAAAGCGAAGCGGCCCTAGAAAATGCCGAGGCGAAGCTGGCGCCGTTGCAGAAGCGTCCCGCATTCGTGGCGTTGGCTACTGCGCAACAGGCTCATGAGCAAGCTGAAGTACAGCTTAAGCGGGCGGAGGAAGCACTGGCTGCGGCTGAAAAGGCGCTGCCAGGCGAGGAACTTGCCCAGAAGACACAGCGTGCCGCAGCGCTCGTGGCTGAGCTGAAGGAGGCTGTAGCAACAGCTGAGGCCACGCTCCGGGAGACGGATGTGCAACAAGTGCAGAACCTCTTCGAAGGAGCGCAAGAGAAAGTGAGTTCACTTCGCAAGCGCAAGGATGCCGCCGAAAACACTATGAACAGCTTGAAGCTTGTCATTGAGCAAGCCGAAGGTGCCGCTGAGAAGTTGCGGAATGCCGAGTCCAGTTGGGAGGCAGCGAAGGCTGTGTTGGCCTCTACGCAGCAGCGTGCTGAGGCCGCCAAGCTGTTGTACACCACTATGGTGGTGCACCGGGATGCTGCCCGCAAACGCTACGCCGCTCCTTATGCAGCGGAGCTGAGTACTTTAGCCAGCGCTATCTTTGGTCCAGATGTAGAATTCGGGCTCAATGAGGAACTGGAAATCGTCAACCGCAGCCAAGGAGAAACTACGGTTCCGCTTGAGGATCTTTCTGGTGGGGCGCGAGAACAGTTGGCATTGATTACACGGTTTGCTATCGCTCAGCTGGTAGCCCGCGGTAGCGAAGAACAATCGGTTCCTGTGTTGGTGGATGATGCCCTGGGGTCTACCGACCAGCACCGCTTGGACCTGATAGCTGCAGTATTCACGCAAGCAGCCAAGAACAGCCAAGTAATTGTTCTGACCTGTATGCCGGAGCGCTACGACAGCATCCCAGGCAAGGTGGAGTTCGACATCGAGCAGCTCAAGCAGGCGCCAGCCAGTACGGTCCTGTAGCGGCGCCTGCGACCGCCCGCACTGGGGGCGCAACTGCCCGTACTGGGGGCGCAACTGCCCGCACTGGGGGCGCAACTGCCCGTACTGGGGCCGCGACCGCCCGCACAGGGGCTGCGACCGCTTGCAGGTCGGCGGGGTGCTTTAGAATGACGGCCATGATGGGCCAAGAATTGTTTGAACACCCTCGCCGGCAATACCGGGAATACGGCATCGAGGTTATCGACGGTGCCGCACAGCTGTTGTCCGCACCGGAAGACTACGAGTCTGGGAATGCTAGCGAAGAGTCGTTGGATGCTTTAGAAGCAATCCTTAAGCGTTACCCGGACCTTGCCGTCACGTTTGACGAGGCAGCGGGGGAGTGGATTGCTGGCACCGAAGACAGTGTAGAGCGGATGTTTGCGGACCGGGAGAAGTTTATTGCGGCACTTGAAGCCGGAGAAGATCCGGGCCTTTAAACCATAACTGTTTGATCTACGTCAATGGACTAGATTCTGCCGGGCGAGGCTATCCGGTGGAGCTAACCGCAGTAGTTTCTCCAGGAATGATTTTCTCCAGGGAATGGGGAAATTATTGCTCCGAGCTGCTACAGTAAGTGTTGTCAAAAACAACGCTAATCCTCCATCTCGACGGCCTCGGCGGCAAGGGTGCGGGCCGGGTCACCGGATTGGCACAAAGGATGTACCGAAAGGAATGCAGGCGCAATGAGCAATCGTCAGGAACTAGAAACTCGGGAAGCAGCTGCACGCGACAAGGGTGATGGCTGGGTTGGCGAGTTCGTCTTTGTAATTCCCATGTTCATCCTGATGGCCATTGTCTGGTGGGGTTCCCTGGTGGGCATGCACTACATCGAGTGGGGCACACTCTTCTAGACGGACTGCTCAACCAGAGCTATCCGTCGCACACTTTCTCCCTCCACGCATTATGTGTGGAGGGTTTCGTGTTGCTTGAGCGCAGAGCAGTTTGACTCGCACAGCTCGTACCAGTCGCGCTAGTAGCCTGACACCAGTCGCGCTAGGAGCCTCGTACCATTCACGCTGGGAGCTTCTGCACCAGGAGTACTTGGTGCAAAAGACGGTCCTTTTTGTGGCCCGAGTTGGCTTGTTTTAGTGTGGAAGCAGGTCCAAGCACGACCCCCTAGTCGCTAGTCCCGTTTCCCTTGGCCTCTGTGCGCTAGTCCCAGTTTCCCTTGGCCTCTGTGTGCTAGTCCCAGCTGCCCCACGCGCTACCTGTATATGAAACTATCCCGCGATATATACAGGTAGCCGTGAGCCTGATTTGCGACCTGGGAAAACGCAACCACCCCTGGGTCACCTGTATATGAAACTATCCCGCGATATATACAAGTAGAGTGAGGCCTGATGGCCTAGGGCGGCTCGAGTCGCGAGGTACGGGGCTTGGTTTCGACGCTCTCGGTCCGACACCCGACCTGCGGGTGCTTGCACTCCGGTGGCTGCTGCCGCCCCTAAGCCGTTGGCATTTAGCAGCGGTGACCCGTTCCTGGCAAAACTCTCTTAAAAAACTCAGTCCGCCCTTCCTTCCGGCCCTCACTAACCGCCCTTCCGGCCCTCACTAACTTTGCGTGGAGGGCTTCGTGTTGCTTGAGAGCGGGGCAGTTTCGGCTTGTGCCAGGAGCTGCATACCGCCTCGCGCTAGGAGCTCCGCACCAGGAGCACCAGGAGTCCTTAGTGCGCAGGGCGGACCTTCTTAGCGCACGCGAGTAGCCCTCTCTTAGCGCACGCGAGTAGCCCTCTGCGCAACAAGCGCCGAGGGTATTTTTCGCTCTGACCAGGCTAATTGAAAGCTCATTTCACTCGATGTGCATTCTGCGCACGGATGAGTTAGTATAGCTATAGCCCGTTGAGCTGAGCTCCGGGCGGCAGTCCCGGCCAACCACCCCCCCCCGAGCGGCCGGGGCTGCTTTAATTTTTCCTTCCTTTCGTAGCTTTAGAGGTTTGCGGTTTCTTGCATATTAACCGACGGTGCGGAATTTTGGAAGCATTTTATTCACGTCTTTAAAACCGCAGGTCAAGCGCTATAAAATCGCGGTGTTAGACTCCCCCCGCTCATTACCCCCTGTGCTGCTTTGTTGATCCCACAGCAAAGGGACGGTTGGCCGTATGTGAGGGGGCTTTCGGCGGTGTGTTGGCGGTTTTGAGTAAGCTTGCCGGTGACGCTGTTGTGGCGTCCCCTCTTCTAGCGGTGCGAATAAGTCTCCGCCGCTAGTGTGGAGCTTAAAGTAGCGCTTGCTAGTTTTGGGTCCACCTCGCCTGCGGGAAGGGGGTGAGATGAAATGCCGAAGCCTGCAGACGGCGGAAAGCCGGATAAAGGAAAAGCTCGGAGGGTAATCGGAAAGATTACGGTCCGAGCCTTCGGGGCGCTAGTTGCCAGGCTACTCGCGGATGCAATCCGTGAGTTTATAACCTGGCTAGCTAGCTAGTCTCACGAAACCCTCACGCAAGGTTAGCCGCCTCGTGGGGGTTTCGCCATGTAGGTGACATTGGAGCGGCGAGCTTTCATGTCACCACCCACTATAGCGAAAGATGAGCAGTGTTGTCACCCCCGTTGGCTCAGTTTGGCCTCAGCTTAACGCCCGCGGTAGGCGGGCGGCATAGGCTTCGTGCGAGAGAGTCGGGAACGGGCCATTAGGCCGTGAGTGGCTAGAAGTGACACGACACGAGGTATGAAAAAGTGCCCCTGACAGGGATCGAACCTGCGACCTTCGGTACCGGAAACCGATGCTCTAATCCGCTGAGCTACAGAGGCATGCGCTCCACTGCAGTGGAGCAACGCTAAGTAATCATAGCCCATGAGTGAGGCTAGTGTGCAATTGGGTGGTGGGATGGGGAATGTGCGCGTTGGCAGCGGGGTAGGGAATGGATAAAGCCTAGGACACCAGCACCACGATGAGATCCCGTGGGCCGTGGACTCCTTCGACTCGGGATAGTTCGATATCGGAGGTGGCGGAGGGGCCGGAGATCCAGGTGATGGGGTGCTGGGGATTGAGGCGGGCCACCATTTCTGGAACGCCGTAGACTATCTGGTCTGCCCGTACGATGACCACGTGCCGGTCGGGGACTAAGGATAAGGCCCGCCGGCCGCATAAGGGGCCGGCTTCTAAGGCAATGGTCCCGGTTTGCGCGCAGGAGACGTGGCAGGCGGTGACAACGGCATCGACGGAATCGAGGAGACGCGGATCGCTGTCGCGGTTATCGGGGCTGGCGGTGCCCGAAAAGTTGGCGAATAGTTCCGCGTTGAGGCCCTCTGCGTAGCGGACTTGCGTGCACCCCCGATTGTGGAGGATGTCGGCGATGGTGGCTGGAAGCTGATCCTCGGCGCACTGGTGAACTTCTGCCTTGTAGTCTTCGAGGCGGTCGATAAGCATGTCTCGCAACTCCTCAGGATTGAGGGTGCCGCTGGTGCGGTAGTCGCGGGGAACTTCAACAGAAGCGGCAAGCCCTGCGGAGCGTTGAGCGGCGCGGATGCGGGCCAGAATTTCGGAACGCGACACTAGTGGGTACCTTCTTCGTGTTGGTCGGCGGGGATACGGGAGGAAGCGTTGGGGTTAGGGGCGCTGGGGGTGGCGGGGGCATCGGCAGACAAGGCGTTAGACAGGGCGTTGGTGGGCAGCCCCTCAGCGCGGGCCTGGGCTAGCAGGTCCTGGGCGGCGTCGGTGGCAAACCATTGGCGGAAGGACTGCTTGGGGGGAACGGCGGTATCGCGCGTGGCGGACCACCCGGAGAGGAACAGCGGCAGCGAGTCAATGACACCGTTGAAGCCGCCCAGAACCCGGCCCAGGGCCACCAGGTGGGTGACGCGGTTCCATAGCGCAGGACGGTCCCACAACAACTGTATGGTCTTAAACAGATAGGGCTCTACCGGCGGGGCGGCGGTGGTCACTTTCTGGTGGCGGTTTTCTAAGATGACCTGGGAAAGTGGGATTTTGACGGGACAGACCTCATCGCAACGCCCGCACAGTGAACAGGCGTAGGGCAGGGATGCAGAGGGGTCGTGGTGGTCAGCCATTCCCGTCAGCTGCGGGGTCAGGGCAATGCCAATGGGGCCGGGGTAGACAGAACCGTAGGCGTGGCCGCCGGCTCGCTCATAGACTGGGCAGACATTCAGGCAGGCAGAACAACGGATGCATTTGAGCGCCTGGTGGCCCACGGGCGAAGCCAGCGCGGCAGTGCGGCCATTATCCAGCAGGACCACGTGGAAGTTTTGCGGACCATCGCCGGGGGTGACCCCGGACCACAGGGAGGTGTAGGGGTTCATGCGCTCGGCTGTAGAAGAACGGGGCAGCAGTTGCAAGAATACTTCCAGGTCCTGGAATGTGGGGACCAGCTTTTCTATCCCCATGACGGTAATCAGGGTCTCCGGCAGGGTCAGGCACATGCGCCCGTTGCCTTCAGATTCCACTACGCTAATGGTGCCGGTTTCGGCCACGCCAAAGTTCGCCCCGGAAATAGCTACGGTGGCCTTCATGAACTGCTGGCGAAGGAAGACGCGGGCGGCCTCGGCAAGCTCGGGCGGGTTGGCAGCAAGCGAGGCATCGGTGTGCGGCATGGTGCGCACAAAAATATCGCGAATTTCGGCGCGGTTGCGATGGATGGCGGGCACCAGGATGTGCGAGGGCTTGTCTTGGCCTAATTGCACAATCAGCTCCGCCAAGTCAGTCTCTTGGGCGTGAATTCCTTCGGCCTCTAAGTGCTCGTTGAGTCCAATCTCCTGAGTAGCCATGGACTTGACCTTGACCACGTCGTTGGCGCCGGTAGCGCGGATGAGGCCGGTGATAATCCGGTTGGCCTCTGCGGCGTCACGCGCCCAGTGGACGGTGCCACCCCGGGCGGTGACCTGCTCTTCGAATTGGAGTAGCAGTTGGTCCATGCGTGCCGCCACGTCGGCTTTGAGCGCCGATCCGGCCGCGCGCAGCTGCTCCCAATCGGGGGTTTCTGTGACCGCCGCCTGCCGTTTGGTGCGAATGGTGGTGGTGGCGTGCTGCAGGTTGCGACGCTGGGTGGCGTTGTTAAGACCAGCATGGGCGGCGAAAACAAAGCCACTATCGCCACGCAGGTTTCCCACCGTAGCGGTGGCGCGAGGTGGGAAAGTGTCTGCAAAAGTAGCCATTACAGCATCTTCTCCTTCGGGTAGGCGGCGGAGTCTGGGGTCCAGGGGTGGGACTTGGTGGAGGCTAAAATCTCCGCGAGGTGGACGGCGCGGATTCCGGTGCGTTGGCGCGCGAGAGCACCGGCGATATTCATGAGGCAGGAGGAATCGCCGCCGGTGAGGTACTCCGCCTGGGTGTCTTTAACGTGGCGGGCTTTATCGGCCACCATGGCCTGAGAGACTTCCGGGTTCTTGAGGGAAAAGGTGCCGCCAAAGCCGCAGCATTCCTCCACGTTGGCTAACGGGACTAGGTCAATGCCCTCAACTTGTTCCAGCAGTTGGTAGGGCCTATCGCCTAATTTGAGGAAGCGCAGGCCATGGCAGGAGGAGTGGTAGGTCACCCGGTGGGGGAAGAAGGCGCCCACATTGGTCACGCCCGCGATGTCTACCAAAAACTCCGGAAGATCGTAGGTCTTGGCGGCTGCTTGTTGGGCACCGGCGACATCGGCAGGCTTTCCATGCCGTTGGGCCAGCTGCACGTGCTGTTCGCGCACCGCGCCCACGCACGATCCGGAGGCTGCGATCACGTAGTCGATGGAGGGGTCTGCGAAGGCCTCCGCATAAGTGCGAATCATCCCCAGGGATTCTTTTTGGTAGCCGGTGTTGATGTGCATTTGGCCGCAGCAGGTTTGCGCGGGCGGAAAAACCACCTCATGGCCCAGGCGGGCAAGGATGAGTGCGGTGGCCTTGTGGGCGTCGGGGAACAAGGCGTCCCCAATGCAGGTGGAAAACAGCGCTATGCGCATGTGGGCTCCTCGCGGTATTTTGGCTGTGATCAGGTGGTCAATAGTCGGTGGGTAGTCGCAGTCTTTCCCGGGCGATTCTACGCGTGTGGGGCACCTCTTAGCCACTCTGACCTGCATCTATTTCGCAAGATTGGTGTTGCGAAATTCCTTTGCGACCGCAGAGCAGTGCGGCAGGCGGCGCCTAGGGAAAACGCACGAGGGTGCCGAGGGAAAACGCACGGGAGCGCCCTGGGAGAGCGCGGGGAAGAGTGGAGAGCAGTCACAGCTGGGAGCGCGCAGTAAAGCCCTGGCCTAATGCAGGTTGGCGCCGGGGCATTGGCTACAGTTAGCAGCTATGACTCCTGCAGATTTGGCTCAATTAATTAGGCAGACCGCCGCCGCAGTGCTGGCGCAGCATGGTCTGGATGCTTCTGTCCTGCCCGCGCAGGCCACCGTGGAGCGTCCGCGCAACCCGGAGCATGGGGATTACGCCACCAATCTGGCATTGCAGGTGGCTAAGAAGGCTGGTGCCAATCCGCGTGAGCTAGCGCAGTGGCTTGCCGATGCCCTCATGGCCGAGCCCGCCATTGCCGAGGCCACCGTTGCTGGCCCGGGGTTCCTGAACATCCGTCTGGGCGCAGCTGCCCAGGGCAAGATTGTTGAAAAGGTCCTCCAGGAAGGCGCGGCATACGGTAATAATGATTCTTTTGCGGGCCAGAAGGTCAACCTGGAGTTCGTCTCTGCCAACCCTACTGGACCGATCCACTTGGGCGGTACCCGCTGGGCAGCGGTAGGGGATTCGCTGGGCCGGGTACTGGAGGCATCGGGAGCAACGGTTACCCGGGAGTATTACTTTAATGATCATGGCCGCCAGATTGATCGCTTTTCTAATTCCCTGGTGGCTGCGGCTAAAGGCGAGCCCACACCGGAGGACGGCTACGGCGGGCAGTATATCCAGGACATTGCCACTGCGGTGCTCAAGGAGCAGCCGCAGGCACTCGACGGGGATGCGGACCAGGTACGGGAGAATTTTCGCGCCGCGGGCGTGGAGATGATGTTTGCCCACATCAAGGACTCGCTGCACCAGTTCGGCGTGGACTTTGACGTCTACTTCCATGAGAATTCCCTATTCGAATCCGGTGCCGTGGACAAGGCAGTGGCCC
Coding sequences within:
- a CDS encoding lactate utilization protein B: MATFADTFPPRATATVGNLRGDSGFVFAAHAGLNNATQRRNLQHATTTIRTKRQAAVTETPDWEQLRAAGSALKADVAARMDQLLLQFEEQVTARGGTVHWARDAAEANRIITGLIRATGANDVVKVKSMATQEIGLNEHLEAEGIHAQETDLAELIVQLGQDKPSHILVPAIHRNRAEIRDIFVRTMPHTDASLAANPPELAEAARVFLRQQFMKATVAISGANFGVAETGTISVVESEGNGRMCLTLPETLITVMGIEKLVPTFQDLEVFLQLLPRSSTAERMNPYTSLWSGVTPGDGPQNFHVVLLDNGRTAALASPVGHQALKCIRCSACLNVCPVYERAGGHAYGSVYPGPIGIALTPQLTGMADHHDPSASLPYACSLCGRCDEVCPVKIPLSQVILENRHQKVTTAAPPVEPYLFKTIQLLWDRPALWNRVTHLVALGRVLGGFNGVIDSLPLFLSGWSATRDTAVPPKQSFRQWFATDAAQDLLAQARAEGLPTNALSNALSADAPATPSAPNPNASSRIPADQHEEGTH
- a CDS encoding (Fe-S)-binding protein, giving the protein MRIALFSTCIGDALFPDAHKATALILARLGHEVVFPPAQTCCGQMHINTGYQKESLGMIRTYAEAFADPSIDYVIAASGSCVGAVREQHVQLAQRHGKPADVAGAQQAAAKTYDLPEFLVDIAGVTNVGAFFPHRVTYHSSCHGLRFLKLGDRPYQLLEQVEGIDLVPLANVEECCGFGGTFSLKNPEVSQAMVADKARHVKDTQAEYLTGGDSSCLMNIAGALARQRTGIRAVHLAEILASTKSHPWTPDSAAYPKEKML